A section of the Devosia rhizoryzae genome encodes:
- the gyrA gene encoding DNA gyrase subunit A yields MTDTPDDVSGGSLPPSDIAPIFITDEMRKSYLDYAMSVIVSRALPDVRDGLKPVHRRILFSMSENGYEYNKPFRKSARVVGDVIGKYHPHGDSAVYMALVRMAQQFSMGEMLVEGQGNFGSVDGDMPAAMRYTEVRMQRITNSLLDDLDKDTVDFRENYDGSEQEPTVLPARFPNMLVNGGGGIAVGMATNIPTHNLTETINAALAVLDNPSILTEELIEFLPGPDFPTGGVILGRAGIRQAYETGRGSIVVRGRSTIEEVRKEREAIVITEIPYQVNKAAMVEKIAELVREKRIEGIADLRDESSREGMRIVVEIKRDALPDVVLNQLYRFTALQSSFGCNFVALNGGKPELMNLKQILDAFIAFREEVVTRRARFLLNKARDRAHVLVGLAVAVANIDEVIALIRTAPDPATAREQLMTRRWPAADVAPLIALIDDPRHRINEDGTFNLSEEQARAILELRLARLTALGRDEIGDELNGLGAEIEDYLDILSSRDRVREIIRTELEEIRDQFGTPRRTEISDHAADFEDEDLIAREDMVVTVSHAGYIKRVPLSTYRAQNRGGKGRSGMSTREEDFVSRLFVANTHTPVLFFTSRGIAYKLKVWRLPLSAANAKGKALINILPLEQGERITSIMPLPEDEASWGNLDIMFATTRGTVRRNSLADFVEVRQNGKIAMKLDEGDEIVGVETCTVNNDLLLTTALGQAIRFRVDDVRLFKGRDSMGVRGIQLADKDKVISMAVINHSDADAEQRAAYLKMSRAMRGEVEEAGAGDEGDVVAGELSQERYAQMGAIEQFILTISENGFGKRTSSHEYRITGRGGKGIVAMAVNKRNGNLIASFPVEETDQIMLISNGGQTIRLPVGGDKPIGIKGRSTQGVTIFDTAEGEKVVSVERISEPEGDDPGDIAPEGGDSIAPAGE; encoded by the coding sequence GTGACAGATACGCCTGACGACGTGAGCGGCGGGAGCCTTCCGCCTTCCGATATCGCCCCGATCTTTATCACCGACGAGATGCGCAAGAGCTACCTCGATTACGCCATGAGCGTGATCGTGAGCCGTGCGCTGCCAGACGTGCGCGACGGCCTGAAACCCGTGCATCGGCGCATTCTCTTTTCGATGAGCGAGAACGGCTACGAATACAACAAGCCATTCCGCAAGTCGGCGCGCGTGGTCGGCGACGTTATCGGTAAGTACCATCCGCATGGTGACAGCGCCGTCTACATGGCGCTGGTGCGCATGGCGCAGCAGTTCTCCATGGGCGAGATGCTGGTCGAGGGCCAGGGCAATTTCGGCTCTGTCGACGGCGATATGCCGGCGGCCATGCGCTATACCGAAGTGCGCATGCAGCGCATCACCAATTCGCTGCTCGACGACCTCGACAAGGACACCGTCGATTTCCGCGAGAACTATGACGGCTCCGAGCAGGAGCCGACGGTTCTGCCGGCGCGCTTTCCCAATATGCTGGTCAATGGCGGCGGCGGCATCGCCGTCGGCATGGCGACCAATATCCCGACGCACAACCTGACCGAGACCATCAACGCCGCGTTGGCGGTGCTCGATAATCCCTCGATCCTGACCGAAGAGCTGATCGAGTTCCTGCCGGGTCCGGATTTCCCGACCGGCGGCGTCATCCTCGGCCGGGCCGGCATTCGCCAGGCTTACGAGACCGGGCGCGGCTCGATCGTCGTGCGCGGGCGCTCAACCATCGAGGAAGTGCGCAAGGAACGCGAAGCCATCGTCATTACCGAGATCCCCTATCAGGTGAACAAGGCGGCGATGGTCGAAAAGATCGCCGAGCTCGTGCGCGAGAAGCGCATTGAAGGCATTGCCGACCTGCGCGACGAATCCTCCCGCGAAGGCATGCGCATCGTCGTCGAGATCAAGCGCGACGCCCTGCCGGACGTGGTGCTCAACCAGCTTTATCGCTTCACGGCGCTCCAGTCGTCCTTTGGCTGCAACTTCGTTGCACTCAATGGCGGCAAGCCGGAGCTGATGAACCTCAAGCAGATCCTCGACGCCTTTATCGCCTTCCGCGAGGAAGTGGTGACGCGGCGCGCCCGGTTCCTCCTCAACAAGGCTCGCGACCGTGCGCATGTCCTGGTCGGCCTTGCCGTCGCTGTTGCCAATATTGACGAAGTCATTGCCCTTATCCGCACCGCGCCCGATCCGGCGACGGCACGCGAACAGCTGATGACCCGGCGCTGGCCGGCTGCCGATGTGGCGCCGCTGATCGCCCTCATCGACGATCCGCGTCACCGCATCAACGAGGACGGCACGTTCAATCTGTCCGAGGAACAGGCCCGCGCCATCCTCGAACTGCGTCTCGCTCGCCTCACCGCTCTCGGCCGCGACGAAATCGGCGACGAACTCAATGGGCTCGGCGCCGAGATCGAGGACTATCTCGATATCCTCAGCTCCCGCGATCGCGTCCGCGAGATCATCCGCACCGAGCTTGAGGAAATCCGCGACCAGTTCGGCACCCCGCGCCGCACCGAAATCTCGGATCACGCCGCCGACTTCGAAGACGAAGATCTGATCGCCCGCGAGGACATGGTCGTCACCGTCAGCCATGCCGGCTACATCAAGCGCGTACCGCTTTCGACCTACCGGGCGCAGAACCGCGGCGGCAAGGGCCGCTCCGGCATGTCGACGCGCGAGGAAGATTTCGTTTCCCGCCTCTTCGTCGCCAATACCCACACGCCCGTGCTGTTCTTCACCAGCCGCGGCATTGCCTACAAGCTCAAGGTCTGGCGGCTTCCCTTGTCCGCGGCCAATGCCAAGGGCAAGGCGCTGATCAACATCCTGCCGCTCGAGCAGGGCGAACGCATCACCTCGATCATGCCGCTGCCGGAGGATGAAGCCTCCTGGGGCAATCTCGACATCATGTTCGCGACGACGCGGGGCACCGTGCGCCGCAACTCGCTCGCCGACTTCGTCGAAGTGCGCCAGAACGGCAAGATCGCGATGAAGCTCGACGAAGGCGATGAGATCGTCGGTGTCGAGACCTGCACGGTCAACAACGATCTGTTGCTGACCACGGCGCTCGGCCAGGCCATCCGCTTCCGCGTCGACGACGTGCGCCTGTTCAAGGGCCGCGACTCGATGGGCGTGCGCGGCATCCAGCTGGCCGACAAGGACAAGGTGATCTCCATGGCGGTGATCAACCATTCCGATGCCGATGCCGAACAGCGCGCGGCCTATCTCAAGATGAGCCGGGCGATGCGCGGCGAGGTCGAGGAAGCCGGTGCTGGCGACGAAGGCGATGTGGTCGCCGGCGAACTCAGCCAAGAACGTTATGCTCAGATGGGAGCGATCGAGCAGTTCATCCTGACCATTTCGGAAAACGGCTTCGGCAAGCGTACATCGAGCCACGAATACCGGATCACCGGTCGCGGTGGCAAAGGCATCGTCGCCATGGCGGTCAACAAGCGCAATGGCAACCTGATTGCCTCCTTCCCGGTGGAAGAAACCGACCAGATCATGCTGATCAGCAATGGCGGCCAGACCATCCGCCTGCCGGTGGGTGGCGACAAGCCGATCGGCATCAAGGGCCGCTCCACCCAGGGCGTCACCATCTTCGATACGGCCGAGGGCGAGAAGGTGGTTTCCGTCGAACGGATCAGCGAGCCGGAGGGCGATGACCCCGGCGATATCGCACCCGAAGGCGGCGATTCGATCGCACCGGCCGGGGAATAA
- a CDS encoding DUF2171 domain-containing protein, giving the protein MAIADQIKEHAEVIGADGVHVGTVDHVEGDRIKLTKKDSGEGSHEGHHHYISLGLVADVEGNKVRLSANGDVAVTFEEEENGKTA; this is encoded by the coding sequence ATGGCCATTGCAGATCAGATCAAGGAACATGCCGAAGTGATCGGCGCGGACGGCGTGCATGTCGGCACTGTCGACCATGTCGAAGGCGATCGCATCAAGCTGACCAAGAAGGACAGCGGCGAAGGCAGCCATGAGGGCCACCATCACTATATTTCACTCGGCCTCGTGGCCGATGTGGAAGGCAACAAGGTCCGGCTGTCCGCCAATGGCGACGTCGCCGTGACCTTTGAAGAGGAAGAAAACGGCAAGACCGCCTGA
- the dnaE gene encoding DNA polymerase III subunit alpha: protein MSGPGFIHLHVHSAFSLLEGAVQLETILKLAAEDKQPALGIADTNNLFGALEFSEKATKKGIQPLIGVELAVDFAAAEERISERGHAAWTGKSSIVLMAQSEGGFANLSRLVSRAYMESDDGLARAKLDWMTPDALTGLICLSGGPEGAIDMPFAHGQDANAVRRLDRLADLFGDRFYIELQRHGRPQEAAVEPRLVDYAYRKGIPLVATNEPFFKTAKEFEAHDALLAIAGGSVLAQTERRKLNDQYFFKTRAEMVELFSDLPEALDSTIEIAKRVAFRPRTRGPILPKFAAGSHDTEDEVVAAEAAELRRIAVEGLDKRIATTGIAPGKTEIEYRERLDFELKVIEKMKFPGYFLIVADFIQWSKAHDIPVGPGRGSGAGSLVAYATTITDLDPLRYNLLFERFLNPERISMPDFDIDFCQDRREEVIDYVQDKYGTSQVAQIITFGTLQARAVLRDVGRVLQMPYGQVDRICKLVPANPADPWSIERTMNEVPQFKQMAEDDETVAQLVEIAKSLEGLFRHASTHAAGIVIGDRPLQELLPLYRDPRSDMPVTQYNLKWVEPAGLVKFDFLGLKTLTTIRYAVDMVKKRGVALDIDAIPIEDAATYKLYARGDTYGIFQFESAGMRRALMDLKPDRIEDLIAMNALYRPGPMDNIPSFVDRKHGREDVAYPHPTLSTVLDETYGIIVYQEQVMQIAQLLSGYSLGEADMLRRAMGKKDRAEMDRQRVRFREGSAKEGVKESLADEIFDLLAKFANYGFNKSHAAAYAWVSYQTAYLKEHFPHEFYAASMTLDMAQTDKLSDFRREAGKKGIEVVAPCVNTSEVVFSVKDNRIHYGLSAVKGVGRAMAEHIVEVRGDKPFKDLGDFAHRVDPRVLNKRTLETLVNAGAFDALVPRREVAFAAVESVIGTAQALTSERNEGQWNMFASAEPEPFRLPTGVAAWNSTERADRELAAIGFHLSAHPLDAYADLFEKLRVQRWSDFERAVKDGAGAGRLAGTIASRNDRRTRKGTPMMILTLSDQSGTFECIAFSEQITQFGSILQPGNSVILEVGAQERAEGISLMLNGAKPIEGAAESINRQLTIFMADTKALAPTSAQLKRGGNGTVNFVVIREGGAKEYEIELAGKYNVTAEVAGGIKALEGVTDVRFA, encoded by the coding sequence ATGAGCGGCCCCGGCTTTATCCATCTACACGTCCACTCTGCCTTTTCCCTGCTCGAAGGCGCGGTGCAGCTCGAAACGATTCTGAAGCTCGCCGCCGAAGACAAGCAGCCGGCACTCGGCATCGCCGACACCAACAATCTCTTCGGCGCGCTGGAATTTTCCGAGAAGGCGACGAAGAAAGGCATACAGCCGCTGATCGGCGTCGAGCTTGCCGTCGATTTTGCTGCCGCCGAGGAGCGGATCAGCGAACGCGGCCATGCGGCCTGGACCGGCAAGTCCTCGATCGTCCTGATGGCGCAGTCGGAAGGGGGCTTTGCCAATCTTTCGCGCCTCGTTTCCCGCGCCTATATGGAGAGCGATGACGGGCTGGCCCGCGCCAAGCTCGACTGGATGACGCCGGATGCCTTGACCGGCCTTATCTGTCTCTCGGGCGGCCCGGAAGGCGCCATCGACATGCCCTTCGCTCATGGGCAGGATGCCAATGCCGTCCGCCGCCTCGATCGGCTGGCCGACCTTTTCGGCGACCGCTTCTATATCGAGCTGCAGCGCCATGGCCGCCCGCAGGAAGCGGCAGTCGAGCCGCGCCTTGTCGATTACGCCTATCGCAAAGGCATTCCGCTGGTCGCGACCAACGAGCCCTTCTTCAAGACCGCCAAGGAATTCGAAGCCCACGACGCGCTGCTCGCCATTGCCGGTGGGTCGGTGCTGGCGCAGACCGAGCGCCGCAAGCTCAACGATCAGTATTTCTTCAAGACCCGGGCCGAGATGGTCGAGCTGTTCTCGGATTTGCCGGAAGCGCTCGACTCGACCATCGAGATCGCCAAGCGCGTCGCCTTCCGCCCACGCACCCGCGGGCCCATCCTGCCCAAATTCGCCGCTGGCTCGCACGATACTGAAGACGAAGTCGTGGCTGCCGAAGCCGCCGAGCTTCGCCGCATTGCCGTCGAAGGGCTCGACAAGCGCATCGCGACGACCGGCATCGCCCCGGGCAAGACCGAGATCGAATATCGCGAGCGGCTCGATTTCGAGCTCAAAGTCATCGAAAAGATGAAATTTCCCGGCTACTTCCTGATCGTGGCCGATTTTATCCAATGGTCCAAGGCTCATGACATTCCCGTGGGCCCCGGCCGCGGCTCGGGTGCCGGCTCGCTCGTGGCCTATGCCACCACCATCACCGATCTCGATCCCCTTCGTTACAATCTGCTGTTCGAGCGCTTCCTTAATCCAGAACGTATCTCGATGCCGGACTTCGACATCGACTTCTGCCAGGACCGGCGCGAAGAGGTCATCGACTACGTCCAGGACAAATACGGCACGAGCCAAGTCGCGCAGATCATCACCTTCGGAACGCTGCAGGCCCGCGCCGTTTTGCGCGACGTTGGCCGCGTGCTGCAGATGCCCTATGGCCAGGTCGACCGCATCTGCAAACTCGTTCCCGCCAATCCCGCCGATCCCTGGTCGATCGAGCGCACCATGAACGAGGTGCCGCAGTTCAAGCAGATGGCGGAGGATGATGAGACCGTCGCCCAGCTGGTCGAGATCGCCAAGTCGCTCGAGGGGCTGTTCCGCCACGCCTCGACCCATGCTGCCGGCATCGTCATCGGCGACCGGCCGCTCCAGGAACTGCTGCCGCTTTACCGCGACCCGCGCTCCGACATGCCGGTCACCCAGTACAACCTCAAATGGGTCGAACCTGCGGGCCTCGTAAAGTTCGACTTCTTGGGTTTGAAGACCCTGACCACCATCCGCTACGCCGTCGACATGGTCAAAAAGCGTGGTGTCGCGCTCGATATCGACGCGATCCCGATCGAGGACGCGGCGACCTATAAGCTCTACGCGCGTGGCGATACCTACGGCATCTTCCAGTTTGAATCCGCCGGCATGCGGCGCGCCTTGATGGATCTCAAGCCTGACCGCATTGAAGATCTGATCGCCATGAACGCGCTCTATCGGCCTGGTCCGATGGACAATATTCCGAGCTTCGTCGATCGAAAGCATGGCCGCGAGGATGTTGCCTATCCCCATCCGACGCTCTCGACCGTCCTCGACGAGACCTATGGCATCATCGTCTATCAGGAGCAGGTGATGCAGATCGCCCAGCTCCTATCCGGCTATTCCCTTGGTGAAGCCGACATGCTCCGCCGCGCCATGGGCAAGAAGGACCGTGCCGAGATGGACCGCCAGCGCGTCCGTTTCCGGGAGGGTTCCGCCAAGGAAGGCGTCAAGGAGTCGCTCGCCGACGAAATCTTCGACCTCCTGGCCAAGTTCGCCAATTACGGCTTCAACAAATCCCACGCCGCCGCCTATGCCTGGGTGAGCTACCAGACGGCTTATCTCAAGGAACATTTCCCCCACGAATTCTACGCCGCCTCGATGACCCTCGACATGGCGCAGACCGACAAGCTGTCCGATTTCCGACGCGAGGCCGGCAAGAAGGGCATCGAGGTCGTGGCGCCCTGCGTCAACACCTCGGAAGTGGTCTTTTCGGTCAAGGATAACCGCATTCATTACGGTCTGTCGGCGGTAAAGGGCGTCGGCCGGGCCATGGCCGAGCATATTGTTGAAGTGCGGGGCGACAAGCCGTTCAAGGACCTCGGCGACTTTGCCCATCGCGTCGATCCGCGCGTCCTCAACAAGCGCACCCTCGAAACCCTGGTCAATGCCGGTGCCTTCGATGCCCTGGTGCCGCGTCGCGAAGTGGCCTTTGCCGCGGTGGAGTCGGTGATCGGCACCGCCCAGGCGCTCACCAGCGAACGCAACGAGGGCCAGTGGAACATGTTTGCGTCCGCCGAGCCCGAGCCGTTCCGCCTGCCGACCGGTGTTGCCGCCTGGAATTCCACCGAGCGCGCCGACCGCGAGCTGGCCGCCATCGGCTTCCACCTCTCCGCGCACCCGCTTGATGCCTATGCCGATCTCTTCGAAAAGCTCCGCGTCCAACGCTGGAGCGATTTCGAGCGCGCCGTCAAGGACGGGGCAGGGGCAGGGCGCCTTGCCGGCACGATCGCGTCCCGTAACGATCGGCGAACGCGTAAAGGCACGCCGATGATGATCCTGACCCTGTCGGATCAGAGCGGTACCTTTGAGTGCATCGCCTTTTCCGAGCAGATCACCCAGTTCGGCTCGATCCTGCAACCGGGCAATTCGGTCATTCTGGAAGTCGGCGCCCAGGAGCGTGCCGAAGGCATCAGCCTCATGCTCAATGGTGCAAAGCCCATCGAGGGGGCAGCCGAAAGCATCAATCGCCAGCTCACCATCTTTATGGCGGACACCAAGGCGCTGGCACCCACCAGTGCCCAGCTCAAGCGCGGCGGCAATGGCACGGTCAATTTCGTCGTCATCCGCGAAGGCGGCGCAAAGGAATACGAGATCGAGCTGGCGGGCAAATACAATGTCACCGCCGAAGTGGCGGGTGGTATAAAGGCACTGGAAGGGGTGACCGACGTCCGTTTCGCGTAA
- the rpsB gene encoding 30S ribosomal protein S2, whose protein sequence is MALPEFSMRQLLEAGVHFGHQKHRWNPKMERHIFGVRNDIHILDLSQTVPALQRALQLVSDTVADGGRVLFVGTKRQAAPLVADAAKQSAQYYVNSRWLGGTLTNWQTISNSISRLRELESMSEADLALRTKKERLMMSREQERLERDLGGIKDMGNVPSLLFVIDTNKEANAIKEARRLGIPVIAIVDTNSDPDTVDYAIPGNDDASRALELYVSLISRAALDGIGRSSSALGTDLGASSEAPAEDLPAEGEAAVN, encoded by the coding sequence ATGGCACTGCCAGAATTCTCCATGCGTCAGCTTCTCGAAGCTGGCGTGCACTTCGGCCACCAGAAGCATCGCTGGAACCCGAAGATGGAACGCCACATTTTCGGCGTTCGCAACGACATCCACATCCTCGACCTGTCGCAGACCGTCCCGGCTCTGCAGCGCGCTCTTCAGCTTGTCAGCGACACCGTCGCCGATGGCGGCCGCGTCCTCTTTGTCGGCACCAAGCGCCAGGCTGCCCCGCTCGTCGCTGACGCTGCCAAGCAGTCGGCTCAGTACTATGTCAACTCGCGTTGGCTCGGCGGCACGCTGACCAACTGGCAGACCATTTCGAACTCCATCTCGCGTCTGCGCGAACTGGAATCGATGAGCGAAGCCGACCTTGCGCTCCGCACCAAGAAAGAGCGCCTGATGATGTCCCGTGAACAGGAACGCCTCGAGCGCGACCTGGGCGGCATCAAGGACATGGGCAACGTTCCGAGCCTCCTGTTCGTGATCGACACCAACAAGGAAGCGAACGCCATCAAGGAAGCCCGTCGCCTCGGCATTCCGGTGATCGCCATCGTCGACACCAACTCCGATCCGGACACCGTCGACTACGCCATTCCTGGCAACGACGACGCCTCACGTGCCCTCGAGCTTTATGTCTCGCTGATCTCGCGCGCTGCCCTTGACGGCATCGGCCGCTCTTCGAGCGCTCTCGGCACCGATCTTGGCGCTTCCTCGGAAGCTCCGGCTGAAGATCTGCCGGCCGAAGGCGAAGCCGCCGTCAACTAA
- the tsf gene encoding translation elongation factor Ts, protein MEITAAMVKQLRESTGVGMMDCKKALAETNGDMEAAVDWLRTRGLAKAAKKADRVAAEGLVGVATAGTKAAVVEVNSETDFVARNEQFQNIVGSVAKLALDADGDVVKLGEMPFPGTGHSVSAELTEAIAKIGENMNLRRTKTISVSDGVVESYIHNAVKSGMGKIGILVALESTGDKAALSALGKQLAMHIAAAQPQAISPDELDQDVVARERAIILEQVKESGKPAEIADKMVEGRMRKYFEEVTLLSQVFVIDGETKVVDAIKNAEKDVGAPIKLTQFVRYALGEGIEKVETDFAAEVAATAGVK, encoded by the coding sequence ATGGAAATCACTGCTGCAATGGTCAAGCAGCTCCGCGAGTCGACTGGCGTCGGCATGATGGACTGCAAGAAGGCTCTGGCCGAAACCAATGGCGACATGGAAGCTGCGGTCGATTGGCTGCGCACCCGTGGCCTGGCCAAGGCCGCCAAGAAGGCCGATCGCGTCGCCGCTGAAGGTCTCGTCGGTGTCGCCACCGCCGGCACCAAGGCTGCCGTCGTCGAAGTCAACTCGGAAACCGATTTCGTTGCCCGCAACGAGCAGTTCCAGAACATCGTCGGCTCGGTTGCCAAGCTTGCCCTCGACGCTGATGGCGACGTCGTCAAGCTCGGCGAAATGCCGTTCCCCGGCACCGGCCACTCGGTTTCCGCCGAGCTGACCGAAGCCATCGCCAAGATCGGCGAGAACATGAACCTGCGCCGCACCAAGACCATCTCGGTCTCGGATGGCGTCGTGGAAAGCTACATCCACAATGCGGTCAAGTCCGGCATGGGCAAGATCGGCATTCTGGTTGCGCTGGAATCGACCGGCGACAAGGCTGCTCTCTCCGCCCTCGGCAAGCAGCTTGCCATGCACATCGCCGCTGCCCAGCCGCAGGCCATTTCGCCTGACGAACTGGACCAGGACGTTGTGGCCCGCGAGCGCGCCATCATTCTCGAGCAGGTCAAGGAATCGGGCAAGCCCGCCGAGATCGCCGACAAGATGGTCGAAGGCCGCATGCGCAAGTACTTCGAGGAAGTGACGCTGCTCAGCCAGGTGTTCGTGATCGACGGCGAGACCAAGGTCGTCGACGCCATCAAGAACGCCGAAAAGGATGTCGGCGCGCCGATCAAGCTGACCCAGTTCGTGCGCTACGCTCTGGGCGAAGGCATCGAGAAGGTCGAGACCGACTTTGCCGCCGAAGTCGCTGCCACCGCTGGCGTCAAGTAA
- the pyrH gene encoding UMP kinase translates to MPSAYKRILLKVSGEALAGDNSFGIEPPFLQGIAKQIADVARTGTQVAIVVGGGNIFRGMAGAADGTDRVTADLMGMLGTMINALALSNAISRQGMKSKPFSAATMPSVADTFTARDAKQALEEGFVVVLGGGTGNPFFTTDTAATLRAIELECDVVLKGTKVDGVYTADPMKDPTATRYTTVSYDEVISQNLKVMDTAAFALARDNAMPIIVYALDDKAGLSGVLEGRGLSTRVGNPL, encoded by the coding sequence ATGCCGTCTGCCTATAAGCGCATACTGCTCAAAGTTTCGGGCGAGGCGCTGGCGGGAGACAATTCCTTCGGCATCGAACCGCCGTTTCTTCAGGGCATCGCCAAGCAGATCGCCGATGTCGCGCGCACCGGAACGCAGGTCGCCATCGTTGTTGGTGGCGGCAACATCTTCCGCGGCATGGCTGGTGCAGCTGACGGCACCGATCGCGTCACCGCCGATCTCATGGGCATGCTGGGCACCATGATCAATGCGCTGGCCCTCAGCAATGCCATCAGCCGGCAAGGCATGAAGTCCAAGCCCTTCAGTGCGGCGACCATGCCTTCCGTCGCCGATACCTTCACGGCTCGCGATGCCAAGCAGGCGCTCGAGGAAGGGTTCGTCGTCGTCCTGGGTGGTGGCACCGGCAATCCGTTCTTCACCACCGATACGGCCGCAACGCTCCGCGCCATCGAACTCGAATGCGACGTGGTGCTCAAGGGTACCAAGGTCGACGGCGTCTATACGGCCGATCCGATGAAGGACCCGACCGCGACGCGTTACACGACCGTCAGCTATGACGAAGTCATCAGCCAAAATCTCAAGGTCATGGACACGGCCGCATTCGCGCTTGCCCGCGACAACGCCATGCCGATAATCGTATATGCACTCGATGACAAAGCGGGCCTGTCTGGCGTTCTGGAGGGCAGGGGCCTTTCGACGCGCGTCGGCAATCCGCTTTAA
- the frr gene encoding ribosome recycling factor — protein sequence MAYNLNDLKQRMQKTIASLKDELGGLRTGRASATLLEPVTVDAYGSRTPLSQVATVTVPEPRMLSVQVWDRSLANAVEKAIRDSGLGLNPMGEGQIIRVPLPELNEQRRKELSKVAHNYAEAARVAVRHIRRDGMDALKKAEKDGDMSQDDVKKQSELVQKATDEMVSEIDTIVAQKEKEIMQV from the coding sequence ATGGCCTACAATCTCAACGATCTCAAGCAGCGCATGCAAAAGACCATCGCTTCGCTCAAGGATGAACTGGGCGGCCTTCGCACCGGTCGTGCCAGTGCGACCCTTCTGGAGCCAGTGACGGTTGATGCCTATGGGTCGCGCACGCCACTGAGCCAGGTCGCCACGGTCACCGTTCCCGAGCCGCGCATGCTGTCTGTACAGGTCTGGGATCGCTCGCTGGCCAATGCCGTGGAAAAGGCGATCCGCGATAGCGGCCTTGGCCTTAACCCGATGGGCGAAGGCCAGATTATCCGCGTGCCGCTGCCGGAGCTCAACGAGCAGCGCCGCAAGGAACTATCCAAGGTCGCGCACAATTACGCCGAAGCCGCCCGCGTTGCCGTGCGTCACATCCGACGCGACGGCATGGACGCCTTGAAAAAGGCGGAGAAGGACGGCGACATGAGCCAGGACGACGTCAAGAAGCAGTCCGAACTTGTGCAGAAGGCCACCGACGAAATGGTCAGCGAGATCGACACCATTGTGGCACAGAAGGAAAAGGAGATCATGCAGGTCTAA
- a CDS encoding isoprenyl transferase encodes MAGEPATSLKPDIGSGLRIPLHLGVIMDGNGRWAKMRGKRRTEGHVEGVKTLRNLVELCINYGVGTLTVFSFSSENWTRPPDEISFIFNLLRRFVASDLQRLIRNNVRVRIIGTRRGLEPSLVRLIDDAEAKTAHNTGLNLVVAFNYGSKAEIAEAARHLAREVAAGRLSPEAIDEAAIGNALFTAGLPDPDLIIRTSGEQRLSNFLLWQAAYAEFVFVEEHWPDFNEATFRRVLETFSTRERRFGGIEAVGR; translated from the coding sequence ATGGCCGGGGAACCCGCCACCAGTTTGAAGCCTGACATAGGCAGCGGACTTCGCATTCCGCTGCACCTTGGCGTCATTATGGATGGCAATGGACGCTGGGCCAAGATGCGCGGCAAACGACGCACCGAAGGTCATGTCGAGGGCGTCAAAACCCTCCGCAACCTCGTCGAGCTTTGCATCAACTACGGCGTCGGCACCCTGACGGTTTTCAGTTTCTCGTCTGAGAACTGGACCCGGCCGCCGGACGAAATCTCATTCATCTTCAATCTGCTGCGGCGCTTCGTGGCGTCCGATTTGCAGCGGCTGATCCGCAACAATGTGCGAGTCCGCATCATCGGCACGCGCCGCGGCCTTGAGCCTTCCCTGGTGCGGCTGATCGATGATGCCGAGGCCAAGACGGCGCACAATACCGGCCTCAACCTCGTTGTCGCCTTCAATTACGGCAGCAAGGCCGAGATCGCCGAGGCTGCCCGCCATCTTGCGCGCGAAGTTGCCGCCGGCCGGCTGTCACCGGAAGCGATCGATGAAGCCGCTATCGGCAACGCGCTCTTCACTGCCGGCCTCCCAGATCCGGACCTCATCATCCGCACCAGCGGCGAGCAGCGGCTTTCAAATTTCCTTCTCTGGCAAGCAGCCTATGCCGAGTTCGTTTTCGTCGAAGAACATTGGCCCGATTTCAACGAGGCAACATTCCGGCGCGTGCTTGAGACGTTCTCGACGAGAGAGCGCCGTTTCGGCGGTATAGAGGCAGTCGGACGGTGA